A region from the Gossypium hirsutum isolate 1008001.06 chromosome A08, Gossypium_hirsutum_v2.1, whole genome shotgun sequence genome encodes:
- the LOC107928822 gene encoding uncharacterized protein: MVETRRSSSSSKRPLSSPPPTSSKRSKASEPALSSNNGAAVSGPVNETLGPPKESGSDSRVMELRSSDLRVSDAAKAVDASPIDKPAVADLENGTLVAPRSSGEAAVNADKVETVAAGLTGRAKNRPIKPAKLGSKFPWGKLLSQHSQNPHLVMCGTLFTVGQSHQCNLCLKDHNISAILCKVKHIERDGTSIALLEITGGKGSVQVNGRTYRKNTSLILNAGDELIFTSTGDHAYIFQQLTNDNLAAPGLPSSLSILEAQTAPIKGIIEARPGEPSAVAGAATILASLSTKENSEMSTLPSGCEVSDDCVPEVDMKDSASNTDPATASSREKTVPSVPEAANGNPNLDRLGLDDSMDADNTKIPGAGYSLRPLLHILAGTSTDFDFSGSIAKILDEQREIREMLKEFEPPSGLVSTKRKAFKDSLRDRILNPDNIDLSFENFPYYLSDTTKNVLIASTYVHLKCSKFAKYASDLPTMSPRILLSGPAGSEIYQETLVKALAKHFGAGLLVVDSLLLPGGSTSKDVDAVKETSRAEKVTVFAKRAAHPAALQQKRPTSSVEADITGGSSLGSQALPKQEVSTATSKNYTFKKGDRVKFVGSALPSGFSSLEPALRGPMIGFRGKVVLAFEENGSSKIGVRFDRSIPEGNDLGGLCEEDHGFFCSASSLRLECSGGDDVDKLAVNELFEVTLNESKSGPLILFVKDIEKSVAGNTDVYASLKSKVENLPANVVVIGSHTQMDSRKEKSHPGGLLFTKFGVNQTALLDLAFPDNFGKLHERSKETPKTMKQVTRLFPNKVTIQLPQDEVLLLDWKQQLERDAETLKAQSNTVSIRSILHQNGLDCPDLETLCIKDQTLTNESVGKVVGWALSHQFMYSSGVLLKDAKLVVSTESIKYGLDILQGIQSESKTLKKSLKDVVTENEFEKKLLADVIPPSDIGVSFDDIGALENVKDTLKELVMLPLQRPELFCKGQLTKPSKGILLFGPPGTGKTMLAKAVATEAGANFINISMSSITSKWFGEGEKYVKAVFSLASKIAPSVIFVDEVDSMLGRRENPGEHEAMRKMKNEFMVNWDGLRTKDKERVLVLAATNRPFDLDEAVIRRLPRRLMVNLPDAPNREKILRVILAKEELSPNVDLEAIANMTDGYSGSDLKNLCVTAAHCPIREILEKEKKERALAAAESRPLPSLYSSADIRSLKMDDFKYAHEQVCASVSSESTNMNELLQWNELYGEGGSRKKKQLSYFM, translated from the exons ATGGTCGAGACGCGACGGAGCTCTTCCTCTTCCAAACGCCCCCTTTCCTCTCCCCCTCCCACTTCTTCTAAACGATCCAAg gCATCTGAGCCGGCTTTGTCGTCCAACAATGGAGCTGCGGTTTCTGGACCGGTTAACGAAACCTTAGGTCCACCTAAGGAATCCGGGTCGGACTCACGGGTAATGGAGCTCCGATCCTCTGATCTACGGGTGTCCGATGCGGCTAAGGCCGTTGATGCGTCTCCCATCGATAAGCCTGCCGTTGCTGATCTGGAGAACGGTACTTTGGTGGCTCCGCGGTCCTCAG GTGAAGCTGCTGTAAATGCGGATAAAGTGGAGACGGTTGCTGCAGGGCTTACTGGTCGGGCTAAGAACAGGCCAATTAAGCCTGCTAAGTTAGGTTCTAAATTCCCGTGGGGAAAGCTTCTTTCCCAGCATTCTCAA AATCCTCACTTAGTCATGTGTGGCACACTATTCACCGTTGGACAAAGCCATCAGTGCAACTTATGTCTTAAGGATCACAATATTAGCGCTATTTTGTGCAAAGTGAAGCACATAGAG AGAGATGGAACTTCCATTGCCTTGCTAGAAATTACAGGTGGAAAAGGTTCTGTCCAGGTTAACGGTAGGACTTACCGTAAAAATACTAGTTTGATTCTAAATGCTGGAGATGAATTAATTTTCACTAGTACTGGAGATCATGCTTAT ATTTTTCAGCAGCTTACCAATGATAACTTAGCAGCCCCAGGCTTACCATCTTCTCTAAGCATTTTAGAAGCCCAGACTGCTCCTATAAAAGGTATTATTGAGGCACGACCAGGGGAACCATCTGCTGTTGCTGGGGCAGCAACAATATTGGCTTCTTTGTCAACAAAAGAAAATTCTGAGATGTCCACTCTACCTTCTGGTTGTGAGGTGTCAGATGACTGTGTTCCAGAAGTTGACATGAAGGACAGTGCTAGTAACACTGATCCAGCAACTGCTTCTTCAAGGGAGAAAACTGTTCCTTCTGTACCGGAAGCTGCTAATGGAAACCCTAATCTTGATAGACTTGGATTAGATGATAGTATGGATGCTGACAATACGAAGATCCCAGGGGCAGGTTACTCTTTAAGGCCATTATTGCATATCCTTGCTGGTACTTCTACTGACTTTGATTTTAGTGGTAGTATTGCCAAAATTCTAGACGAGCAAAGGGAAATTAGAGAGATGCTTAAGGAATTTGAACCTCCTTCGGGTTTGGTATCAACCAAGCGAAAAGCATTTAAAGATAGTTTACGAGACAGGATTCTCAATCCGGACAATATAGACCtctcttttgaaaattttccatattATTTGAG TGATACAACAAAGAATGTTTTGATAGCCTCAACCTATGTGCATTTGAAGTGTAGTAAATTTGCAAAGTATGCCTCAGACCTTCCTACCATGAGTCCTCGTATATTGTTATCTGGTCCTGCAG GCTCAGAAATATATCAGGAGACATTGGTTAAGGCACTTGCAAAACATTTTGGTGCTGGATTGCTAGTTGTCGATTCTCTTCTGTTGCCTGGA GGATCAACATCAAAAGATGTTGATGCTGTGAAAGAAACTTCAAGGGCTGAAAAGGTTACTGTATTTGCCAAAAGAGCTGCACACCCTGCTGCTTTGCAGCAGAAGAGACCAACTTCTAGTGTTGAAGCTGATATAACTGGTGGTTCTTCACTGGGCTCCCAAGCTTTGCCAAAGCAGGAAGTATCTACTGCAACATCTAAAAACTATACATTTAAGAAAG gtgATAGGGTTAAGTTTGTAGGTTCCGCATTGCCATCTGGATTTTCTTCTCTAGAACCTGCTTTAAG GGGACCGATGATTGGTTTTCGGGGCAAAGTAGTCCTTGCATTTGAAGAAAATGGTTCCTCCAAAATTGGGGTCAGGTTTGACAGATCTATTCCAGAAGGAAATGATCTTGGTGGGCTTTGTGAAGAAGATCATGGGTTCTTCTGTTCTG CCAGCTCACTTCGCTTGGAGTGTTCTGGAGGTGACGATGTTGACAAGCTGGCTGTTAATGAACTTTTTGAG GTTACATTGAATGAAAGCAAAAGCGGTCCATTGATATTGTTTGTGAAAGACATAGAGAAGTCTGTGGCTGGAAATACAGATGTGTATGCTTCCTTGAAGAGTAAGGTTGAGAATTTGCCTGCGAATGTTGTAGTAATTGGTTCTCACACCCAGATGGATAGTCGTAAGGAAAAA TCTCATCCTGGTGGCCTTTTGTTCACAAAGTTTGGAGTCAACCAGACTGCTTTACTTGATCTTGCATTTCCG GATAATTTTGGTAAACTTCATGAGAGGAGCAAAGAAACACCTAAAACCATGAAACAAGTTACTCGGCTTTTTCCTAACAAAGTGACAATCCAGTTGCCTCAG GATGAAGTTTTACTTTTAGACTGGAAGCAGCAACTGGAGCGTGACGCTGAAACTCTTAAAGCTCAGTCAAACACTGTTAGCATTCGCTCA ATTCTCCATCAAAATGGTTTGGATTGCCCTGATCTTGAAACACTTTGCATTAAGGATCAAACTCTTACAAATGAGA GTGTGGGGAAAGTTGTTGGCTGGGCCCTAAGCCATCAGTTTATGTATTCTTCTGGAGTATTGTTGAAAGATGCTAAACTTGTAGTTTCAACTGAAAG CATTAAGTATGGTCTGGACATTTTGCAAGGCATTCAAAGTGAAAGCAAAACTTTGAAGAAATCACTCAAG GATGTGGTCACTGAGAATGAATTTGAAAAGAAACTTCTTGCTGATGTTATTCCACCAAGTGATATTGGGGTTAGTTTTGATGATATTGGAGCCCTTGAAAATGTCAAAGACACCTTGAAGGAATTGGTGATGCTTCCCCTTCAAAGGCCCGAATTGTTTTGCAAGGGACAGTTGACGAAG CCCTCTAAAGGAATATTGCTTTTTGGGCCTCCTGGTACTGGTAAAACGATGCTTGCCAAGGCTGTTGCAACTGAAGCTGGTGCAAACTTTATTAACATATCAATGTCCAGCATTACTTCAAAG TGGTTTGGTGAAGGAGAGAAGTATGTTAAAGCTGTTTTCTCTCTGGCCAGTAAAATTGCACCAAGTGTTATTTTTGTTGATGAG GTTGATAGCATGTTAGGAAGAAGGGAGAATCCAGGTGAACATGAGGCTATGCGTAAAATGAAGAATGAATTTATGGTAAATTGGGATGGCCTTCGTACAAAGGACAAAGAACGAGTATTGGTTCTTGCTGCCACAAATCGGCCATTTGACCTTGACGAGGCAGTCATCCGGAGGCTTCCTCGAAG ATTGATGGTTAATTTGCCAGATGCTCCAAATAGAGAAAAGATTTTGAGAGTTATATTAGCCAAAGAGGAATTGTCACCCAATGTTGATTTGGAAGCTATTGCAAATATGACTGATGGATACTCTGGAAGTGACTTGAAG AACCTTTGTGTGACTGCTGCACATTGTCCCATAAGAGAAATtttggaaaaggaaaagaag GAGAGAGCGTTGGCTGCGGCTGAGAGTAGACCTTTGCCTTCCTTGTATAGCAGTGCTGACATTCGTTCTCTGAAAATGGATGATTTTAAATATGCACATGAGCAG GTGTGTGCAAGTGTGTCATCAGAGTCTACAAATATGAATGAGCTTCTTCAATGGAATGAGTTATATGGAGAAGGTGGatcaagaaagaaaaaacaactaAGCTACTTCATGTAG